A portion of the Collinsella aerofaciens genome contains these proteins:
- a CDS encoding PrgI family protein, with product MALRIPVQKDIGEYEEKIVGKMSLRTLACVSLGFGSAVGAAAFVHLGLRADVADAAFPIMLCSMPFWLAGFWRPFGMRAEELLPLLAAHELSPQLLAYEPCLAGSLPEGSPRPGRPGRRARRRARKKGAELYEPSKKQQGE from the coding sequence ATGGCGCTCAGGATACCGGTGCAGAAGGACATCGGCGAGTACGAGGAGAAGATCGTCGGGAAGATGAGCCTGCGCACGCTCGCATGCGTGTCGCTCGGCTTCGGCAGCGCGGTCGGGGCGGCGGCCTTCGTCCACCTGGGCCTGCGCGCAGACGTCGCGGACGCGGCCTTCCCGATCATGCTCTGCAGCATGCCGTTCTGGCTCGCCGGGTTCTGGCGGCCCTTCGGCATGCGCGCCGAGGAGCTGCTGCCGCTTTTGGCGGCCCACGAGCTCTCCCCGCAGCTGCTCGCGTACGAGCCCTGCCTCGCCGGGAGCCTCCCCGAGGGCTCGCCGCGCCCGGGCCGCCCGGGACGTCGCGCGAGGCGCAGGGCAAGGAAGAAAGGAGCCGAGCTCTATGAGCCGAGCAAGAAGCAACAAGGAGAATAG
- a CDS encoding VirD4-like conjugal transfer protein, CD1115 family has product MRWQAAAALAAAAFAAGDFAAAAIAASGANPILDPEAAMAAIPAALRAGRVFSAEALPLCAGTACACGALIAWARSLGTKGARRDGEEHGSSRWATRKDIAPFGDPKDPDNNIILTDNARIRLVSRRFDLSTDTNDNVLVVGGPGTGKTRYYVKPNLLQANASFFVTDPKGTLIREMGGALAELGYEIRAFDTIDFTRSMRFNPIAYIRDEAGVIRFARGIVANTEGEADHKGDPYWEKAERLVYTALTAYLVMHCEPADRNLDGLLTLLSLADARDDPGYMSPLDMVFRELETGERYVRRGGASAEGGSLRGFAEEDGAWEWVKVREPAPPDDFALASYREFRVAAGDTMKSMLSSCNVRLKPLSIRAVRDLTSKDELDLAHMGDEGAKVALFASMSDTDSTFDFLFALLMDTAVSALCAEALEAHGGSLPTTVHFVFDEFANIGRIPDFERTIAVTRSRNIAVSMIAQSLSQLKETYGDNNAETIVNACDTLLYLGGKANETNEEISKMAGKQTVASETQSDSRGAGWTRTVNRGISERDLIQPAEVARMPREDALVLVNGCMPLMDRKYRLERHPRSRLLEEAARRGPFDFTEYRRQKEGNS; this is encoded by the coding sequence ATGAGGTGGCAGGCGGCGGCCGCGCTGGCCGCGGCGGCGTTCGCCGCGGGGGACTTCGCGGCCGCGGCAATCGCGGCGTCGGGCGCGAACCCGATCCTCGACCCGGAGGCCGCCATGGCGGCGATACCCGCGGCGCTTCGCGCGGGGCGCGTCTTCTCCGCGGAGGCGCTTCCCCTGTGCGCCGGGACCGCCTGCGCGTGCGGCGCGCTCATCGCCTGGGCCCGCTCACTGGGGACCAAGGGGGCCCGGCGCGACGGCGAGGAGCACGGTAGCTCCAGGTGGGCCACGCGCAAGGACATCGCGCCCTTCGGCGACCCCAAGGACCCCGACAACAACATCATCCTCACCGACAACGCGCGCATCCGCCTCGTGAGCCGCAGGTTCGACCTCTCCACCGACACCAACGACAACGTGCTCGTGGTTGGAGGACCCGGCACCGGCAAGACGCGCTACTACGTCAAGCCGAACCTCCTGCAGGCCAACGCCAGCTTCTTCGTGACCGACCCGAAGGGCACGCTCATCCGCGAGATGGGCGGCGCGCTGGCGGAGCTCGGCTACGAGATCCGCGCGTTCGACACCATCGACTTCACGCGCTCCATGCGCTTCAACCCCATAGCCTACATACGCGACGAGGCGGGCGTCATCCGCTTCGCCCGCGGCATCGTCGCCAACACCGAGGGCGAGGCCGACCACAAGGGCGACCCCTACTGGGAGAAGGCCGAGCGCCTGGTCTACACCGCGCTCACGGCCTACCTCGTCATGCACTGCGAACCCGCCGACCGAAACCTCGACGGGCTGCTCACGCTGCTCTCGCTCGCCGACGCCCGCGACGACCCGGGCTACATGAGCCCGCTCGACATGGTGTTCCGCGAGCTGGAGACCGGCGAGCGCTACGTCAGGCGCGGCGGCGCCTCGGCGGAGGGCGGATCGCTGCGCGGCTTCGCCGAGGAGGACGGCGCGTGGGAGTGGGTCAAGGTCCGCGAGCCCGCGCCCCCCGACGACTTCGCGCTCGCGAGCTACCGCGAGTTCCGCGTGGCCGCCGGCGACACCATGAAGTCGATGCTCTCGAGCTGCAACGTCCGCCTGAAGCCGCTGTCCATCCGCGCCGTCCGCGACCTCACCTCCAAAGACGAGCTCGACCTCGCCCACATGGGCGACGAGGGCGCCAAGGTCGCGCTCTTCGCGTCTATGAGCGACACCGACTCGACCTTCGACTTCCTGTTCGCCCTGCTCATGGACACAGCCGTGAGCGCGCTTTGCGCCGAGGCGCTCGAGGCGCACGGCGGCTCGCTGCCCACGACGGTGCACTTCGTCTTCGACGAGTTCGCCAACATCGGGCGAATACCCGACTTCGAGCGGACCATCGCCGTCACCCGCAGCCGGAACATCGCCGTCTCGATGATCGCCCAGTCGCTCTCGCAGCTGAAAGAGACCTACGGCGACAACAACGCCGAGACCATCGTGAACGCCTGCGACACGCTGCTCTACCTGGGCGGCAAGGCGAACGAGACCAACGAGGAGATCAGCAAGATGGCCGGCAAGCAGACGGTGGCGAGCGAGACGCAGAGCGACTCGCGGGGCGCCGGCTGGACCCGGACCGTGAACCGCGGCATCTCCGAGCGCGACCTCATACAGCCCGCCGAGGTGGCGCGCATGCCGCGCGAGGACGCGCTCGTGCTCGTGAACGGGTGCATGCCGCTCATGGACCGGAAGTACCGGCTCGAGCGCCACCCGCGCTCGCGCCTGCTCGAGGAGGCCGCGCGCCGCGGCCCGTTCGACTTCACAGAGTACCGCAGGCAGAAGGAAGGCAACTCGTGA
- a CDS encoding ATP-binding protein produces MDRAGLITLEQARAAGLSFDEPEPRACPHCGSALDPLGAALAGRVAWVSAAPCPCEGAAREREAEARRRAALAAKEEAARREKALSRAGIPRRYWAAEADRPEFAEYIASFAGNGGAGLYIHGGVGAGKTHAASAMARLFAEAGYDVAFTTAKGMLERVKATFDEGGTEAAVARYAKCDVLVLDDLGKEDATEWSVGTVFSVLDARYEDMRPTIVTSNYAPGALADRLARRGERVTAEAIASRISQTCRPVYLGGRDRRRLG; encoded by the coding sequence ATGGACCGAGCGGGACTCATCACCCTGGAGCAGGCCCGGGCGGCCGGGCTCTCCTTCGACGAGCCGGAGCCGAGGGCGTGCCCGCACTGCGGCTCCGCCCTCGATCCGCTCGGCGCGGCGCTGGCGGGCAGGGTCGCCTGGGTCTCCGCCGCCCCCTGCCCGTGCGAGGGCGCGGCTCGCGAGCGGGAGGCCGAGGCGCGAAGGCGCGCGGCCCTCGCCGCCAAGGAGGAGGCCGCCCGCCGGGAGAAGGCGCTCTCGCGCGCGGGCATCCCCAGGCGCTACTGGGCCGCCGAGGCCGACCGCCCCGAGTTCGCCGAGTACATCGCCTCATTCGCGGGCAACGGGGGCGCCGGGCTCTACATACACGGGGGCGTCGGCGCCGGCAAGACGCACGCCGCCTCCGCCATGGCCAGGCTGTTCGCCGAGGCCGGCTACGACGTCGCCTTCACGACGGCCAAGGGCATGCTCGAGCGCGTGAAGGCCACGTTCGACGAGGGCGGCACCGAGGCCGCCGTCGCGCGGTACGCCAAGTGCGACGTCCTCGTGCTCGACGACCTCGGCAAGGAGGACGCGACGGAATGGTCCGTCGGCACCGTGTTCAGCGTGCTCGACGCGCGCTACGAGGACATGCGCCCGACCATCGTCACGTCGAACTACGCGCCGGGCGCGCTGGCGGACAGGCTCGCGAGGCGCGGCGAGCGCGTAACGGCAGAGGCGATCGCGAGCAGGATCTCCCAGACCTGCAGGCCCGTCTACCTGGGCGGAAGGGACAGGCGCCGGCTCGGCTAG
- a CDS encoding helix-turn-helix domain-containing protein — translation MTKSISRSQVRLIASTNAIFSADEACAMLRISRDAMYRLAKDPDDPFPIRYIGGKTRDGIVLHDELVAWVERNSVVGSPRRG, via the coding sequence ATGACCAAGAGCATTAGCAGGAGCCAGGTGAGGCTCATCGCATCGACCAACGCGATATTCAGCGCCGACGAGGCGTGCGCGATGCTGCGCATCAGCCGCGACGCCATGTACCGGCTCGCCAAGGACCCCGACGACCCGTTCCCGATCCGCTACATCGGCGGCAAGACTCGCGACGGCATCGTGCTGCACGACGAACTCGTCGCATGGGTCGAGCGCAACAGCGTCGTCGGCTCGCCCAGAAGGGGCTAG